The Penaeus monodon isolate SGIC_2016 chromosome 33, NSTDA_Pmon_1, whole genome shotgun sequence genome includes a window with the following:
- the LOC119594410 gene encoding uncharacterized protein LOC119594410 (The sequence of the model RefSeq protein was modified relative to this genomic sequence to represent the inferred CDS: added 33 bases not found in genome assembly) — MVNGKLALAAAVLGALQLSLCLASPVAHSVSAAAVAVASPGHAVGVVAHSPPGRAVGFVAGPSARTVGVRYVGGFAHDDDGFGDDDDVRAGVVVSGRGVW, encoded by the exons ATG GTCAACGGCAAACTGGCTCTGGCGGCGGCGGTGCTGGGGGCGCTGCAGCTCAGCCTCTGCCTCGCCTCCCCCGTGGCGCACTCGGTGAGCGCCGCCGCCGTGGCTGTCGCTTCACCCGGGCATGCCGTGGGCGTCGTGGCTCACTCTCCGCCCGGACGCGCCGTGGGCTTCGTAGCAGGCCCTTCGGCTAGGACCGTGGGCGTGAGGTACGTGGGCGGCTTCGCTC TCAGAGCTGGCGTCGTCGTATCGGGCCGAGGTGTGTGGTGA